Proteins encoded in a region of the Tribolium castaneum strain GA2 chromosome 7, icTriCast1.1, whole genome shotgun sequence genome:
- the AsnRS gene encoding asparagine--tRNA ligase, cytoplasmic yields MSGDSGNPIYTSEKTGNDDSGLGTEDKPFQTILRAMRHAGAEPFPVIYVDGKEGTKYEPASKSQLKKIQKIWLRETYKQSSVAKREEEDAAKREKNLEEATKITLTEDKSLPAAKLIKIAKGKEFRDQRVKIYGWVHRLRRQGKNLMFITLRDGTGFLQSVLTDKLCQTYNALVLSTESSVLLYGSLKKVPEGKTAPGGHELAVDYWELVGLAPPGGADSILNEQALPDVQAENRHIMIRGENTSKILRMRSVLLQAFRDHYLDRGYCEVTPPSIVQTQCEGGSTLFKMDYFGEEAYLTQSSQLYLETCLPSMGDVFCIAESFRAEQSRTRRHLAEYTHVEAECPFISFNDLLDRLEDLICDVVDRVLKSPYGDIVHELNPDFQVPTRPFLRMNYSDAIDYLKKNNITKEDGSFYEFGEDIPEMPERKMTDQINKPIMLCRFPANIKSFYMSKCPEDARLTESVDVLLPNVGEIVGGSMRIHNLEELMDGYKREGIDPTPYFWYTDQRKYGTCPHGGYGLGLERFVCWLLNRYHIREVCLYPRYLHHCKP; encoded by the exons ATGTCTGGTGACAGCGGAAATC cAATTTACACATCTGAGAAAACCGGAAACGACGATTCCGGTCTCGGCACCGAAGACAAGCCCTTTCAAACGATCCTTCGAGCTATGCGTCACGCTGGGGCCGAACCATTTCCCGTAATCTACGTTGACGGCAAAGAAGGCACCAAATATGAACCCGCCTCCAAAtcacaattgaaaaaaatccaaaaaatatgGCTCCGAGAGACTTACAAACAATCAAGTGTCGCCAAACGCGAGGAAGAAGACGCCGCAAAACGCGAAAAAAATCTCGAAGAAGCGACAAAAATCACACTAACTGAAGACAAATCCTTGCCGGCGGCCAAATTGATCAAAATCGCCAAAGGCAAAGAGTTCAGAGATCAAAGAGTGAAGATTTACGGATGGGTGCACAGGCTGCGCCGACAGGGGAAAAACCTGATGTTTATCACGTTGAGGGATGGGACGGGATTTTTGCAAAGTGTACTCACTGATAAGCTTTGTCAAACTTATAACGCACTTGTTTTATCGACCGAGTCGTCGGTTTTGCTTTATGGTAGTTTGAAAAAAGTACCAGAGGGTAAAACAGCGCCAGGTGGGCATGAGTTGGCTGTGGACTACTGGGAATTGGTGGGGTTAGCGCCACCTGGCGGCGCCGACTCGATACTAAACGAGCAGGCTTTGCCAGACGTTCAGGCCGAAAATCGCCACATTATGATAAGGGGCGAAAACACctcaaaaattttgcgaaTGCGATCAGTCCTTCTACAGGCGTTCAG ggACCACTATTTGGATCGCGGTTACTGTGAAGTAACACCGCCATCTATCGTCCAAACTCAATGTGAAGGGGGCTCGACTTTATTCAAAATGGACTATTTTGG TGAGGAGGCCTACTTGACCCAGAGCTCGCAGCTGTACTTGGAGACGTGTTTGCCCTCCATGGGGGACGTTTTTTGCATTGCGGAGAGTTTTAGGGCTGAGCAGAGCCGCACTAGGCGGCATTTGGCCGAATACACACATGTGGAGGCCGAATGCCCTTTCATTTCCTTCAATGATTTGTTGGACCGTCTCGAGGACCTTATTTGTGATGTTGTTGACCGCGTTTTGAAGTCTCCTTATGGAGATATTGTCCATGAACTGAACCCAGACTTTCAAGTACCGACACGACCATTCCTCCGAATGAACTATTCCGATGCCATCGACTACCTCAAGAAGAATAATATCACAAAGGAGGATGGCAGTTTTTACGAATTTGGGGAG GATATTCCTGAAATGCCTGAACGAAAAATGACCGACCAGATCAACAAACCCATTATGTTGTGCCGTTTTCCGGCAAATATTAAATCGTTTTACATGTCCAAATGCCCAGAGGATGCGCGTTTGACTGAAAGTGTGGACGTTTTGTTGCCGAATGTTGGCGAAATTGTTGGAGGGTCGATGAGGATACACAATTTGGAGGAACTTATGGATGG gtATAAACGGGAAGGCATAGACCCGACCCCGTACTTCTGGTACACGGACCAGAGAAAGTACGGGACGTGCCCCCATGGGGGCTACGGCCTCGGATTGGAGCGGTTTGTCTGTTGGTTGTTGAACAGATACCACATTAGAGAGGTGTGTCTCTACCCCCGGTACTTGCACCACTGTAAACCCTAA
- the LOC103313294 gene encoding uncharacterized protein LOC103313294 isoform X1 — MLLTSNFHTFYPVLFYLFVNYVLHIINIMSEAFTNSYFYALPYEVLAYILSKINTVTLLNFCEVYECDYFLADRDVTRTIDLCKAYTLPDLVELSKKIVFENVTTLNVNCLYWVSASKLRRLVRRLINLETLYAMQTNLSLTSYDTEVFSKLKIKKMSVSVDRHEGINSHKIPTIETLYLSVIEVTAFINPWVLHMVFPALKNLWIDVEKPCDPKIILHCLHAGNKNKIFFQVKARTPSINFDHYGLSTYYNNRRASQPYVMCCEKFTAKQLPSESIFEIERSSEESWRILDELHCSKPYGPDDARKLFLNESNVDTMFFEELNFYHNGPVCNDRCRNAVSQILKSSCSSKLNKLCIMMCLFENKDAQEAVKTEDSYRATRERIGIMNKTANHPMEGVFKNFQGLQHLEVFACNQTSHHSAIQAYPLITIFEHLECLKVEIPVTLDGSFLIDVLKKCKHLKRLLITSLSQNEKLNMNLALAIPNATSLKDFRFQNHRIQLDKLLQRFSLIKTQKLERIVLICEEIDKMNLPSLQEFFDTHPQLIFVYFLIRGSTEAVVRTAQQMLNFYKKKHPSKFFLVKKIDVFNRIRFEIPNVHLCEMVKSDNRVASLNALDGFVNF; from the exons ATGCTCCTAACCTCAAACTTTCACACTTTTTATCcggtattattttatttatttgttaattacgTATTACATATCATTAATATTATGTCTGAAGCGTTCACAAACTCATATTTTTACGCATTACCCTACGAAGTGCTCGCATacattttaagcaaaataaatacggtaacattattaaatttctgtGAGGTGTACGAGTGCGACTATTTTTTGGCAGACAGAGATGTTACcag GACCATCGATTTGTGCAAAGCTTACACTTTACCGGACTTGGTCGaattatcgaaaaaaatcGTGTTTGAGAATGTGACTACGCTAAATGTGAATTGTTTGTATTGGGTTTCGGCGTCAAAATTGCGCCGACTCGTTCGCAGGCTTATCAATTTGGAAACTTTATATGCGATGCAGACTAATCTAAGCCTCACGTCCTACGATACGGAAGTTTTTAGCAAGTTGAAG attaaaaaaatgagtgtTTCGGTGGACCGACACGAGGGAATTAACAGTCACAAAATACCAACTATTGAGACCTTGTATCTCAGTGTTATCGAAGTGACGGCTTTCATAAACCCCTGGGTGCTGCATATGGTTTTCCCCGCACTTAAAAACTTGTGGATTGATGTTGAGAAGCCTTGCGACCCCAAAATCATCCTCCATTGCCTCCATGCtggcaataaaaataagatttttttccaagttaaAGCCCGAACTCCGTCCATTAACTTCGACCATTACGGGTTGTCCACTTATTATAATAACAGGAGGGCGAGTCAACCTTACGTTATGTGCTGTG AAAAATTCACTGCGAAACAACTTCCCTCGGAAAGTATTTTCGAAATTGAGCGCAGTTCGGAGGAGAGTTGGCGTATTCTGGACGAATTGCATTGTTCAAAGCCCTATGGACCTGACGATGCCCGA aagttatttttgaatgaaagcaATGTCGATACGATGTTTTTTGAAGAGCTCAATTTCTACCACAACGGCCCTGTTTGCAACGATCGGTGCAGAAACGCAGTGTCGCAAATCTTGAAGTCTTCGTGCAGCTCCAAACTTAACAAACTCTGCATCATGATGTGTCTATTCGAAA ATAAAGATGCCCAAGAGGCGGTGAAAACTGAAGATTCGTACAGAGCCACCCGGGAGAGAATCGGAATAATGAATAAGACTGCAAATCATCCAATGGAgggtgtttttaaaaattttcaagggTTGCAACACTTGGAAGTTTTCGCGTGTAATCA AACGTCTCATCATAGTGCCATCCAGGCGTATCCTTTGATTACGATTTTTGAACATTTGGAGTGCCTCAAAGTCGAAATTCCCGTCACTCTAGACGGAAGTTTTCTAATAGAT gttttaaaaaaatgtaaacactTGAAGCGCCTCTTGATCACGTCGTTGTCgcaaaacgaaaaattaaatatgaatCTAGCCTTGGCTATTCCGAATGCAACATCTTTAAAAGACTTCAg ATTTCAGAACCACCGAATCCAGTTGGACAAACTCCTCCAGCGTTTCTCTCtcattaaaacacaaaaactggAGCGAATTGTTCTAATTTGTGAGGAGATTGATAAAATGAATCTACCCTCTCTGCAGGAATTCTTCGACACCCACCCCCAACTTATATTCGTGTATTTCCTGATCCGGGGAAGTACAGAAGCGGTGGTTCGAACGGCCCaacaaatgttaaatttttacaaaaagaaaCACCCCTCGAAATTTTTTCTCGTCAAGaaaattgatgttttcaaCCGAATTCGTTTCGAGATACCTAATGTTCATTTATGTGAAATGGTGAAAAGCGACAACCGCGTTGCCAGTCTGAATGCCTTAGACggttttgtgaatttttaa
- the LOC103313294 gene encoding uncharacterized protein LOC103313294 isoform X2 — translation MLLTSNFHTFYPVLFYLFVNYVLHIINIMSEAFTNSYFYALPYEVLAYILSKINTVTLLNFCEVYECDYFLADRDVTRTIDLCKAYTLPDLVELSKKIVFENVTTLNVNCLYWVSASKLRRLVRRLINLETLYAMQTNLSLTSYDTEVFSKLKIKKMSVSVDRHEGINSHKIPTIETLYLSVIEVTAFINPWVLHMVFPALKNLWIDVEKPCDPKIILHCLHAGNKNKIFFQVKARTPSINFDHYGLSTYYNNRRASQPYVMCCEKFTAKQLPSESIFEIERSSEESWRILDELHCSKPYGPDDARKLFLNESNVDTMFFEELNFYHNGPVCNDRCRNAVSQILKSSCSSKLNKLCIMMCLFENKDAQEAVKTEDSYRATRERIGIMNKTANHPMEGVFKNFQGLQHLEVFACNHAIQAYPLITIFEHLECLKVEIPVTLDGSFLIDVLKKCKHLKRLLITSLSQNEKLNMNLALAIPNATSLKDFRFQNHRIQLDKLLQRFSLIKTQKLERIVLICEEIDKMNLPSLQEFFDTHPQLIFVYFLIRGSTEAVVRTAQQMLNFYKKKHPSKFFLVKKIDVFNRIRFEIPNVHLCEMVKSDNRVASLNALDGFVNF, via the exons ATGCTCCTAACCTCAAACTTTCACACTTTTTATCcggtattattttatttatttgttaattacgTATTACATATCATTAATATTATGTCTGAAGCGTTCACAAACTCATATTTTTACGCATTACCCTACGAAGTGCTCGCATacattttaagcaaaataaatacggtaacattattaaatttctgtGAGGTGTACGAGTGCGACTATTTTTTGGCAGACAGAGATGTTACcag GACCATCGATTTGTGCAAAGCTTACACTTTACCGGACTTGGTCGaattatcgaaaaaaatcGTGTTTGAGAATGTGACTACGCTAAATGTGAATTGTTTGTATTGGGTTTCGGCGTCAAAATTGCGCCGACTCGTTCGCAGGCTTATCAATTTGGAAACTTTATATGCGATGCAGACTAATCTAAGCCTCACGTCCTACGATACGGAAGTTTTTAGCAAGTTGAAG attaaaaaaatgagtgtTTCGGTGGACCGACACGAGGGAATTAACAGTCACAAAATACCAACTATTGAGACCTTGTATCTCAGTGTTATCGAAGTGACGGCTTTCATAAACCCCTGGGTGCTGCATATGGTTTTCCCCGCACTTAAAAACTTGTGGATTGATGTTGAGAAGCCTTGCGACCCCAAAATCATCCTCCATTGCCTCCATGCtggcaataaaaataagatttttttccaagttaaAGCCCGAACTCCGTCCATTAACTTCGACCATTACGGGTTGTCCACTTATTATAATAACAGGAGGGCGAGTCAACCTTACGTTATGTGCTGTG AAAAATTCACTGCGAAACAACTTCCCTCGGAAAGTATTTTCGAAATTGAGCGCAGTTCGGAGGAGAGTTGGCGTATTCTGGACGAATTGCATTGTTCAAAGCCCTATGGACCTGACGATGCCCGA aagttatttttgaatgaaagcaATGTCGATACGATGTTTTTTGAAGAGCTCAATTTCTACCACAACGGCCCTGTTTGCAACGATCGGTGCAGAAACGCAGTGTCGCAAATCTTGAAGTCTTCGTGCAGCTCCAAACTTAACAAACTCTGCATCATGATGTGTCTATTCGAAA ATAAAGATGCCCAAGAGGCGGTGAAAACTGAAGATTCGTACAGAGCCACCCGGGAGAGAATCGGAATAATGAATAAGACTGCAAATCATCCAATGGAgggtgtttttaaaaattttcaagggTTGCAACACTTGGAAGTTTTCGCGTGTAATCA TGCCATCCAGGCGTATCCTTTGATTACGATTTTTGAACATTTGGAGTGCCTCAAAGTCGAAATTCCCGTCACTCTAGACGGAAGTTTTCTAATAGAT gttttaaaaaaatgtaaacactTGAAGCGCCTCTTGATCACGTCGTTGTCgcaaaacgaaaaattaaatatgaatCTAGCCTTGGCTATTCCGAATGCAACATCTTTAAAAGACTTCAg ATTTCAGAACCACCGAATCCAGTTGGACAAACTCCTCCAGCGTTTCTCTCtcattaaaacacaaaaactggAGCGAATTGTTCTAATTTGTGAGGAGATTGATAAAATGAATCTACCCTCTCTGCAGGAATTCTTCGACACCCACCCCCAACTTATATTCGTGTATTTCCTGATCCGGGGAAGTACAGAAGCGGTGGTTCGAACGGCCCaacaaatgttaaatttttacaaaaagaaaCACCCCTCGAAATTTTTTCTCGTCAAGaaaattgatgttttcaaCCGAATTCGTTTCGAGATACCTAATGTTCATTTATGTGAAATGGTGAAAAGCGACAACCGCGTTGCCAGTCTGAATGCCTTAGACggttttgtgaatttttaa